A window of Flavobacterium branchiarum genomic DNA:
GAAATAATCCCCTTCCATTATAACTGTTGGTGTATTCTCTTTATTAAAATCAGAATAAACATATCCTGATTTTTTAGTATCATCCTCAAAAACGGATAGTAACACTTGTTTTTTAGTGTCTATAAACTTCTCTTCGCTATCTATCTGAAGATAACGATATACCTTTTTAGTTTCTCTTCCGTTTTTTGTGATTCTTTTTGGTTGTATTTTTGAATCTGGATCAAACTTCCAAATATCATAACGATCATAGATATAGACGAATTTATCCCCTTCGTCCCAACCTGCGATACCATATGGTGAAGGTTCATTAGGTTGATCATTTCGCTCATCATACCAAGCAACTTTCACTCCTTTGGTTAATGATTTGTGCTGATTTGTTTTTAAATTAATTGAATAATAAACACTATCCTTACGGTTGTAGTAAACTGCATATTTTTGCGAACCTCCAAACCACACTTGGTCTTGTTCTTTAATCAATAACTTTTGCTCACCTGTATTAAGGTCTATTTTATAAAAATCTTTTACAAATAAAGCGGTCCATGAAGAAGCTCTTTTATAAGAATCTCCATTAGTTCCTAAAGCATAATCTCCATCACCGTTATTAAACACTGTGATATCAGGGACTAATGTATTACCAAGCTGAACGGCTTTATCTGAACTAAAATCATATACTGCCTGATAGGTTCTATTCTGCTCTTTTTTATTATTTACAATCTGTTGCGGTTGCAACTCTTTATCTGTCCATGCCCATATATCAAGGGTTGCACGCTCTTTATTTAGTAAAGTATCTTTAGGCTTTTCTGCTTCAAATAGGGCATTCCCAAAGAACAATCTTTTTCCATTTTCTGAAAAAAACAAATTCCCTTTATCAGAATAATTCCAGTTCTCAGGAAGATTCTTTATTCTGTTTGCTTTTAATTCTGCTACTAATGATTTTGTTCCTTTATATAACTGGTATTTTTTAATTTTTGCTGTATCTGATGAAAATAGAAATCCTAATTTATCACCTCTATCTTCTATAGCAATCTTTGATATTGTCCCTTTTGATTTAAAAATAGTATCTGTTTTTTTACTCCCTGCATCAAAATATAATAATGCTGATGTAGTTAAAGAATCTTTCTTTTTCTCTGAATGAAGCAATAATTTATCAGCTTTCTTTGACCAAGTAAAATTTTTAATATTCAAAAACGCGATACTATCTTTCAGTATCGGATTATAAACCACGACAATAGTATCGCTCTTTGGTTTTGCCTTTATTTTTTTATCAACTCCTGCTGAATCTTTTGCTTTTACAGTTTTCAAAATTGTTTTATAAGCAAGCCACTCTCCTCCTTCAGCTGGCTGACTGAAATTTTTAAGACTTGGATATTTTTTTACCACTTTTGTTTTAAACACATAAATTCCCAAAGAATCAATAGGTAGTTTTTCTTTTTTTAATTTCTTTGTTTCAGCTTTTCGTCTAACGGCTATCTCAGGTTTTATCTTAAATGATACAAACGTGCTTTTTCCATTGATTTGAGCATCGTATCCTCTAGAAATTGTATCTGACGCTTTTGTTTTAACATTAACTATAACAAGCTTACCATCACCATTTCCTGGATTATATTCATATACTAAATACGCTCCATTTCCAGACAACTGTGGCTTTTCTATTTGCTTCCAATTATCGTAATCATCTACAGTGAGTGATTTTTTTTGTGCAAATGATACAGACGCTACAAAAAATAAAGAAACAAATACATACATTTTAAACATCATAATTCTATTTTATTAGGAATGATTCTGGTTCAACAATTCAACTATTATTTGTAAAACTACATAAATAATGTACATACTACAAATTGTGTATTACACAAATTCATCTAGCACAAATTGTAACTAAAAAAAAAGCTACAATATCACTATTGTAGCTCTTTATTTATTTAAAGTTCATTTTGTTTAATCAATGGATTGGCATTAATTTCCGCTCTAGGAATTAACCATTGCCATCTTTTATCTGATGCAGGAACAGAGAAAACTCCTCCTACATAAGTAGAATTATGGTTTGCTCCAGTTCTATCTAAATCAGAGTTTGTTCTTTTTAAATCAAAAAATCTGAATCCTTCTCCCCAAAGTTCTATTCTTCTTTGAAAAATAACTTCATCAACTAAAGCTTGTCCAGTTTTTGTTGACAACACATATGAAGGATTTCTTTTGCTAACGAAAGAAAATAAAACTTGAGCCGCATCTGCAGCACCCAATTTAGCTTTTGCTTCTGCCTCAATCAAATACATCTCTGCAACTCTCATATAAGGAACATCACAACGACTATCTGCAGTACTTACTGATAAGAACTTTTGACTTGTATATGGGAATTTCTGAGCTGTAGAAACCAAAGCTATTCCAGGATGCGCACCTGTTTTGCTAAATACTGCAGCACGTACGTCTGTTGTAGGAATTTGATCGTACAATTTACTATTAATAGCTCTAGGACATGTTCTAATAACTGTTGAATTAAAGTTACGTGACATATAAGCTCCAAAATTAGCAAAATAAGCTGTTTGTAACTCTATAATATGGCTACCCCACATCCATTCTACATTATTATAATCATTAAATCCTTTAGTGTAATCAGCAATCGACATTAATTGTTTACCAGTTCTTGCTTTAACAGCATTATCTGCAGCAACAGACCAATTTCCTTGAGTTAAATTTACACGAGCTTTTAATCCATAAGCTACTGGTAAATCTAAATTAGAATTATTAGGCTTTTTATATCCATCTAACAGAACTATAGCATTATCGATATCAGCATTGATTTGTTTATAAACATCCTCAACACTAGATCTTCCTACCATAGTTTTAGTATCTAAAGCTAAAGGTACTCCGTCTTGACTATTAGCAGTTCCAGGTACATATCTTTTTCCAAAAATTTGAACTAATTGAAAATGAGAAAAAGCTCTATATAAAAGGGCTTGCCCTTTAGTAATATCCTTATCTATCTGTTCCCCTTTAGCAGCATCAGCATTGTTTATAATTGCATTAGCATTTCTAATAATTTGATAAAAAGTTCTGTAAGGAAACCTCACTTCTGATGAATTATCATTTGAAGGTGCTGTCCAGTTATAAACACCTAAGAAAAATCCATTTGTAGCTGGGAAGACTAAATCGTCTCCGATAATGTCCATTTGTTGCATTATTCCCCCTACACCTGTTTGTCCTTGATCTTCATATCTAATGTACATCGAACGATGTATTCCATTTATAGCTAAATACAATGCTTCTGTATCAGCAGTAGCTGCCTCTTCACTTATAAATTCGGTTGGTTTTTTTTCTAAGAAATCCTCAGAACATGATCCTAATAACAGCATTGAAGAAGCTGCTATTATATATTTTGATAAATTAATTTTCATATTTTTTAATATTAAAAGTTTAAGCTAAGACCTAATGAGATAATTCTAGCAGGAGAAAATCTGTTTTGAGTCGTACCGTTATAGTTTTGAGTTGGATCCATTCCTTTTTTCTTAGTAAAAAGTAACAAGTTTTCACCATTTACAAAAAACTTCATATTATCTACACCTAACTTATCTACTAAATTTCTAGGCAAATTATAAGATAAATTAGCTTGTCTGAATGATAAATAATCTGAATCAATCAACCATCTATCAGAAGCAGCAGAAGATTGTGTATTTCTATTAACATCCAATCTTGGAACATTAGTAATATCACCAGGATTTTGCCATCTGTCTAAAATATCCGTACTTAATGCTGAACCATATTGATTACCAGTATGCATTAAACTAGCGTAGTTAGAATCATAAGTTTGACCACCTATCTGATAAGTAAACATAACACTCAACTCTAAACCTTTATATTTAAAAGTATTAGTAAAACTTCCAAACAAATCAGGTAAAGCTGAACCTGCATAATGATAGTTGGCTTTTGTATGATTTGTAGTTACATTAACACCATTAACAACACGTTGTTCTACATCTCCAGCAACAATTAAATTAGGATCAGAAACATATAATGCATATCCATCAGCAGCATCTACTCCGTACCATTCTCTCAACCAATAATCAAACATTGAACTACCAACTTCTAATTTTTTTGACCCATTAATAATCTCCTTCTGAGGCAGTTCAGTAATTTTATTTTTGATGGTTGAAGCATTCACATTAAAGTCCCATGAAAAACTTGGTGTTTTAACAATCACTGCGTTTAATGCTAATTCAATACCGCTATTATACATAGAACCTATATTTTCTGTTCTTGTATCTAAACCAAGTGACAACGGATTAGGAACTTCGAAAATAAGACCATCCGTTTTACGATGATAATATTCAACCGAACCACTAAACCTGCTCTTAAAAGTTGAGAATTCAAGAGCTATATCAGCTTGCGCGTTCTGTTCCCATATCAAATTTGGTGCTCCAATTCCATTAGAAACAATACCTCCTGCTGACTCATTATCATAACCTAATGCATACGTAGGTTGATTTACATAAAAATTCAATCCTGAATTACTAGTATGAGAATCATTACCAACCTCACCATATGAACCTCTAATTCTTAAATCGTCAATCCAAGAACTATTAGCTAAGAACTTTTCTTTTGAAATATTCCAAGCTGCTCCAAATGACCAAAAATTTCCCCATTTAGTAGTAAATTTAGAAGATCCATCTCTACGGAATGATGCAGATAACAAATATTTTCCATCATAATCATATCCTAATCTAGAAAGATAAGATTCCGTACTATAATTTCTCTTAAAAGAATCTAAGTTTGTAACTGTTACAAAATTGATTAATTCTGAATTATCATTAACAACCTGTCCTCTTTTAGTACCTGAAAAATAAGAAGTTTCATAATCAAAACTTTCATGACCCACCAAAGCAGTAATATTATGATTGCCAAAAGAATTAGAATACTCCAAAAGTTGATTGAAAGTAATACCAGTATAAATATTATCGGTTTTAGATGCTCCTCCAGATCCTGCAGCATCACCAATTACTTTATTTGTATAATCTGATGTATTTAACATTCTTTTATCAATACCATAATTTGTAGTAAATTTAAAATCTTTTAAAAATTTAAACTCAGCAAAAGTCCTTGCAGATATAGACACTGATTCATCACGGTCTTTATTGTTTAGTGTTTCATAAACAACGTTACGTCCTGTAGAAGCCTGAGCTCCTCTTACTGTTGAGTAAACTCTATCTCCAGCACCATCAACAACATAACTACCATCTGGATTATGATCAAATACAGGATAAATAGGCCCCATATATCTGATCGTTCTAAAAGGGTTATTGAATGAAGAAGTATTATCAACTCCGTCAACAGCTTGATTAGAATCTGTAAGAGCTCCTGTTAAATTCACCCCTGTTTTAAGCCAATCATTAAATTTTGTATTAACATTAAGACGAGCTGTAGTTCTTTCAAAATCAGATTTTTTAATAATACCTTGCTCATTTAAATTACTTAACGAAACAAAATAATTAGATCTTTCACTACTCCCTTGGTAAGAAAAATCTACATTTCTTCGCACACCAGCTCTTGAAAGTTGTCTTTCCCAATCCAAATCTTC
This region includes:
- a CDS encoding alpha/beta hydrolase family protein; this translates as MMFKMYVFVSLFFVASVSFAQKKSLTVDDYDNWKQIEKPQLSGNGAYLVYEYNPGNGDGKLVIVNVKTKASDTISRGYDAQINGKSTFVSFKIKPEIAVRRKAETKKLKKEKLPIDSLGIYVFKTKVVKKYPSLKNFSQPAEGGEWLAYKTILKTVKAKDSAGVDKKIKAKPKSDTIVVVYNPILKDSIAFLNIKNFTWSKKADKLLLHSEKKKDSLTTSALLYFDAGSKKTDTIFKSKGTISKIAIEDRGDKLGFLFSSDTAKIKKYQLYKGTKSLVAELKANRIKNLPENWNYSDKGNLFFSENGKRLFFGNALFEAEKPKDTLLNKERATLDIWAWTDKELQPQQIVNNKKEQNRTYQAVYDFSSDKAVQLGNTLVPDITVFNNGDGDYALGTNGDSYKRASSWTALFVKDFYKIDLNTGEQKLLIKEQDQVWFGGSQKYAVYYNRKDSVYYSINLKTNQHKSLTKGVKVAWYDERNDQPNEPSPYGIAGWDEGDKFVYIYDRYDIWKFDPDSKIQPKRITKNGRETKKVYRYLQIDSEEKFIDTKKQVLLSVFEDDTKKSGYVYSDFNKENTPTVIMEGDYFFTTPKKAKNSKTIFYTRQNYQQYPDIWVTTTDFDSPEQVTKANPQQKNFKWGSVSLVEWKNNDAVTLQGLLYKPENYDPNKKYPMVVYFYELNSDTYHRHYAPQPSRSTINRTLYTSNDYFVFVPDIIYKEGLPGQSAYNCIVSGVESMIKQFPAIDEKHIALQGQSWGGYQTAYLITQTNMFAAAMAGAPVSNMTSAYGGIRWETGMSRMFQYEHTQSRIGKTLWEDLNGYIKNSPLFYADKVQTPLLMMHNDNDGAVPWYQGIEYFTALRRLDKPVWMLNYNGEPHNLKAESWGNRKDLSTRMKQFFDHYLKGEKAPEWMTKGRSNLEKESNKAY
- a CDS encoding RagB/SusD family nutrient uptake outer membrane protein, which produces MKINLSKYIIAASSMLLLGSCSEDFLEKKPTEFISEEAATADTEALYLAINGIHRSMYIRYEDQGQTGVGGIMQQMDIIGDDLVFPATNGFFLGVYNWTAPSNDNSSEVRFPYRTFYQIIRNANAIINNADAAKGEQIDKDITKGQALLYRAFSHFQLVQIFGKRYVPGTANSQDGVPLALDTKTMVGRSSVEDVYKQINADIDNAIVLLDGYKKPNNSNLDLPVAYGLKARVNLTQGNWSVAADNAVKARTGKQLMSIADYTKGFNDYNNVEWMWGSHIIELQTAYFANFGAYMSRNFNSTVIRTCPRAINSKLYDQIPTTDVRAAVFSKTGAHPGIALVSTAQKFPYTSQKFLSVSTADSRCDVPYMRVAEMYLIEAEAKAKLGAADAAQVLFSFVSKRNPSYVLSTKTGQALVDEVIFQRRIELWGEGFRFFDLKRTNSDLDRTGANHNSTYVGGVFSVPASDKRWQWLIPRAEINANPLIKQNEL
- a CDS encoding SusC/RagA family TonB-linked outer membrane protein; protein product: MKLKLQWVLTLLLALSMQFSFAQERTVTGKVSDKTGVVPGVNVLVKGSKVSTYTDFDGSYSIKAKTGDVLVFSYVGMANKQVTVGASNTLNVVVESETLLMDEVVVVAYGKVKRSSYTGSVGAVKAEQIAERALTNVLSGLDGATPGLQIQSSAGQPGSAPAIRIRGFSSINGSNTPLYIVDGIPFAGDISTINSADVESMSILKDAASTSLYGSKAANGVVIITTKTGKPGKDKFTLNLSQGISSRSIPEYSRVNAYQYYPLEWEAVRNSRSMKTPAEITAANLYASNNINTLLVVNPFNVPNNQIVGVDGKLNPNASLLYPEDLDWERQLSRAGVRRNVDFSYQGSSERSNYFVSLSNLNEQGIIKKSDFERTTARLNVNTKFNDWLKTGVNLTGALTDSNQAVDGVDNTSSFNNPFRTIRYMGPIYPVFDHNPDGSYVVDGAGDRVYSTVRGAQASTGRNVVYETLNNKDRDESVSISARTFAEFKFLKDFKFTTNYGIDKRMLNTSDYTNKVIGDAAGSGGASKTDNIYTGITFNQLLEYSNSFGNHNITALVGHESFDYETSYFSGTKRGQVVNDNSELINFVTVTNLDSFKRNYSTESYLSRLGYDYDGKYLLSASFRRDGSSKFTTKWGNFWSFGAAWNISKEKFLANSSWIDDLRIRGSYGEVGNDSHTSNSGLNFYVNQPTYALGYDNESAGGIVSNGIGAPNLIWEQNAQADIALEFSTFKSRFSGSVEYYHRKTDGLIFEVPNPLSLGLDTRTENIGSMYNSGIELALNAVIVKTPSFSWDFNVNASTIKNKITELPQKEIINGSKKLEVGSSMFDYWLREWYGVDAADGYALYVSDPNLIVAGDVEQRVVNGVNVTTNHTKANYHYAGSALPDLFGSFTNTFKYKGLELSVMFTYQIGGQTYDSNYASLMHTGNQYGSALSTDILDRWQNPGDITNVPRLDVNRNTQSSAASDRWLIDSDYLSFRQANLSYNLPRNLVDKLGVDNMKFFVNGENLLLFTKKKGMDPTQNYNGTTQNRFSPARIISLGLSLNF